A section of the Macadamia integrifolia cultivar HAES 741 chromosome 9, SCU_Mint_v3, whole genome shotgun sequence genome encodes:
- the LOC122089144 gene encoding actin-related protein 2/3 complex subunit 2A codes for MILLQSPSRFLLQTLTNRVQNLEKGVELDCHSVEFDDVRYHIQVSMRYPQFLLLSMSLPTPPPETIFFGGLPLGAIEAIKAAYGVLVQILDPPRDGFNLTMKFNLSKLPPDEEQHHAILVKIASVREVVLGAPLRLILKHLASKAVAPNVDRLVAIVHRPMESFFLVPQAEKVTVVFPMRFKDSIDTVLATSFLQEFVEARRTAGLNNAPPCLWSPSPPLELKGAPAQALSVNAGFVTFVIFPRHVEGKKLDRTVWSLSTFHAYVSYHVKCSECFMHTRMRRRVESLILALDRAKPDVEKSRKAAHSRSFKRLSLKGNSS; via the exons ATGATACTATTGCAGTCACCATCGAGATTTCTCCTTCAAACGTTAACGAATCGAGTTCAAAA TCTAGAGAAGGGTGTAGAACTGGATTGCCACTCGGTTGAATTTGACGATGTTCGATATCACATCCAG GTGTCTATGAGGTATCCTCAATTTTTGCTGCTATCCATGTCTCTACCTACCCCTCCTCCAGAAACTATTTTCTTTGGTGGGCTTCCTCTTGGAGCCATAGAAGCTATAAAAGCAGCATATGGTGTGCTCGTGCAGATTCTTGACCCTCCCAGAGATGGATTTAATTTGACAATGAAATTCAATTTGTCAAAGCTTCCACCAGATGAAG AGCAACACCATGCTATTCTGGTGAAGATTGCATCTGTGAGAGAAGTGGTACTTGGGGCTCCATTAAGATTGATTCTAAAGCATCTTGCTTCAAAGGCAGTTGCTCCAAATGTAGATCGACTTGTTGCTATTGTTCATAGGCCAATGGAGTCATTCTTCCTTGTCCCCCAG GCAGAAAAAGTGACTGTAGTTTTTCCTATGAGATTCAAGGACTCCATAGATACTGTACTGGCAACTTCGTTCTTGCAG GAATTTGTGGAGGCAAGGCGCACTGCCGGACTCAACAATGCCCCTCCTTGTTTATggtctccttctcctcctctagAACTGAAGGGAGCTCCTGCCCAAGCATTATCTGTAAATGCAGGATTTGTTACTTTTG TTATATTCCCACGCCATGTGGAAGGCAAAAAGCTGGACAGAACTGTTTGGAGTTTGTCGACATTTCATGCATATGTTAGTTACCATGTGAAA TGCTCAGAATGTTTCATGCACACCCGGATGAGACGTCGTGTGGAGTCCCTGATACTG